In a single window of the Thermofilum uzonense genome:
- a CDS encoding asparagine synthetase A translates to MKAQTQVLFDASLTSDIFTSLANSEKKHILYIFSETLKSLTKSFLDRGFIWLLPVVTSKATDPLWPDPGSSIETRPELEIYGERVRLTQSMILHKQILVAAGYEKIFTLSPNIRIERRERASTGRHAYEFTQLDFEVREAKREDIFRLVEGVISELFDHLEECCSSIFREIGVEIQKPSTPFKIYRRRDLEETYGSDWEIQASTTLEEPFWVIDIPREFYDFEDFKTGEWHNYDLILPGGYGEVLSGAEREWQYEKILYKMGRDRVLLDSYRYFLDLARKGLLVPSAGAGIGVERLVRWLTQRKHIAEVQAFPRIPGFVASL, encoded by the coding sequence ATGAAAGCCCAGACACAAGTTCTGTTTGATGCAAGCCTAACCTCCGATATTTTCACCTCACTTGCAAACAGTGAGAAAAAACATATTCTCTATATTTTCTCTGAGACACTGAAATCACTCACCAAGTCATTCCTAGATAGGGGATTCATATGGTTGCTACCCGTTGTAACAAGTAAGGCTACAGATCCCCTTTGGCCAGACCCCGGTAGCAGTATCGAGACCCGACCCGAGCTAGAGATTTATGGTGAAAGGGTCAGGCTAACCCAGAGCATGATTCTCCATAAACAGATACTTGTTGCTGCAGGCTACGAGAAAATCTTTACGTTATCCCCTAACATTCGCATAGAAAGAAGAGAACGCGCTTCCACAGGCAGGCATGCATATGAGTTCACACAGCTGGACTTTGAAGTTAGAGAGGCAAAAAGGGAAGACATATTCCGCCTCGTTGAAGGAGTGATTTCAGAGTTATTTGACCATCTCGAAGAGTGTTGCTCAAGCATATTCAGAGAGATCGGAGTTGAAATACAAAAGCCTTCTACACCTTTCAAAATCTATAGGAGGCGGGATCTCGAGGAGACGTATGGTTCAGACTGGGAAATTCAGGCTTCTACCACCCTTGAAGAACCTTTTTGGGTAATAGACATTCCCCGAGAGTTCTACGACTTCGAGGATTTCAAGACTGGAGAATGGCACAACTACGATCTAATTTTGCCCGGAGGATATGGGGAAGTGTTGTCGGGAGCAGAGAGGGAGTGGCAGTACGAGAAAATACTTTATAAAATGGGAAGAGATAGGGTTTTACTCGACTCTTACAGGTATTTTCTCGATTTAGCTAGGAAAGGCCTACTAGTCCCGAGTGCCGGTGCAGGTATAGGTGTTGAGAGACTTGTACGCTGGCTCACACAGCGAAAACATATCGCAGAGGTTCAGGCTTTCCCGCGGATCCCGGGTTTTGTAGCCTCTCTCTAA
- a CDS encoding HypC/HybG/HupF family hydrogenase formation chaperone, giving the protein MCWGSSAVVLDTDGKVAKVDYGDGITREVFIGISEGRVEKGDLVVVHAGVIITKLTEESILEQISFIRETLGEEGELMAQMYKNILRLAEELKKR; this is encoded by the coding sequence GTTCTGGACACTGACGGCAAGGTCGCTAAGGTCGACTATGGCGACGGGATTACACGTGAAGTGTTTATAGGAATATCGGAGGGTAGAGTCGAGAAGGGCGACCTTGTGGTGGTTCATGCAGGCGTTATTATAACTAAGCTCACAGAGGAAAGTATACTCGAACAAATATCTTTCATAAGAGAGACTTTAGGCGAGGAAGGCGAACTAATGGCACAAATGTATAAGAATATTTTGAGGCTGGCAGAGGAGCTCAAGAAGAGGTAG
- the hypE gene encoding hydrogenase expression/formation protein HypE, whose protein sequence is MDALALAHGQGGSETIELLRKVVFSRVTDNLKRVEGGVGIDKPDDGSLIPLPDGKFLVVSVDSYTVNPPFFPGGNIGSLAASGSINDVVMMGGRPIAMLDSIVAEEGLPLKTLEEIVDSLISVLEKEGVALIGGDFKVMPKGQLDRIVITTVGIGVAVYPIVDEPKPGDKIIVTDYIGDHGTVILMSQLGLGDVEEIAHGLLKSDSKPLTPLLPVFEEFAGYIHAARDPTRGGLAGVLNEWAQESGLIMVVRDEDIPVREPVKRYAEMLGVDPVYLASEGVAVLSVASEKADIVLERLVSSGFKNARIIGEVKQSEKYKSYVLSKTAVGGYRVIEPPRGVLVPRIC, encoded by the coding sequence ATCGATGCCCTTGCTCTTGCCCACGGGCAGGGAGGAAGCGAGACAATAGAGCTTCTCAGAAAAGTAGTCTTTAGCAGGGTTACAGACAACCTCAAGCGTGTCGAGGGGGGTGTCGGGATAGATAAACCCGACGATGGCTCCCTTATCCCGTTGCCTGACGGTAAGTTCTTAGTGGTAAGCGTTGACTCTTATACTGTTAACCCTCCTTTCTTTCCCGGCGGTAACATTGGAAGTCTAGCAGCGTCCGGCTCGATAAATGATGTCGTGATGATGGGTGGAAGACCTATAGCCATGCTCGACTCAATCGTCGCAGAGGAGGGGCTCCCCCTGAAAACGCTAGAGGAAATTGTGGACTCCCTAATATCTGTTCTGGAAAAAGAGGGTGTAGCTCTAATTGGAGGTGACTTCAAGGTAATGCCTAAGGGTCAACTAGATCGCATCGTGATAACAACCGTTGGTATAGGAGTTGCCGTATACCCTATTGTGGACGAGCCTAAACCGGGGGACAAGATTATTGTGACAGATTATATCGGTGACCACGGAACCGTTATCCTGATGTCGCAGCTAGGACTAGGAGATGTGGAGGAGATAGCTCATGGACTTTTAAAAAGTGACTCTAAGCCCTTGACCCCACTTCTACCAGTATTTGAAGAATTCGCGGGGTATATTCACGCAGCTCGGGACCCCACGCGTGGTGGTCTCGCAGGCGTATTGAATGAGTGGGCGCAGGAGAGCGGGCTCATAATGGTTGTCAGAGACGAGGATATACCCGTGCGTGAACCCGTTAAGCGATATGCTGAGATGCTGGGTGTAGACCCGGTATATTTGGCAAGCGAGGGGGTTGCTGTGCTCAGTGTGGCTTCCGAGAAGGCAGATATTGTCTTAGAGAGGCTTGTCTCGAGCGGTTTTAAGAATGCCAGGATTATCGGGGAGGTTAAACAAAGCGAGAAGTACAAGAGTTATGTCTTGTCTAAGACGGCTGTGGGAGGCTATAGGGTAATTGAGCCGCCTAGAGGAGTTCTCGTCCCTAGGATTTGCTAG
- a CDS encoding AMP-binding protein, whose amino-acid sequence MSARRIVPPSMRYKAIPIQEYRKVYEESIRKLEEFWGSEADMLRWSRKWSSIKSGEGPNARWFTGGLLSPFENIIGKHRGTSLWGKPALIGLDENGDAEAVSYAQLEMMVAKIHCALENLGLRQGDWVVVYSPPTIAAFAFMLAAIRAGLPFEPVFTGFSPYEMYRRVITRNAKALFVTARYMRRGKNIDVLGNSKSYLERLSSKGVLVILEGSGNKEVFLEYDDLLEYSCNSREVVVDSNHKLFGLHSGYAEDFKPITHAAGGFLVQAYSTSRWIGLRSRDTVFCTVWPGWITGVTYQLFGPLMLGSTVLLYNGGPDWPSWSRWLDIIDAYAVTVFITTGSAIRILAKQDPSIFKSKNDTLREIIITAEPLEPEFWHWSYEILGTLPYPIVDSQSSRNGSIPVLDMYIQSEVGTFLTGNLVNYTFTPIEPGSAGLPFPGFAVDVVDDSGIPVRGKTGKLVIRSPWPSTPVEASQEFFESWNKGYYETGDLAVMSDSGYIYPAGRADAILKVSGYRLSPGALEKSIMSDPTVEWALTVPMKNPDKFETPLVIYYGKAEEEEIVKAVREKVGPIATPERVVRLRVRPSLAPSAIRQEIAKVFRSEDIQSALRKLEFYLK is encoded by the coding sequence TTGAGCGCGCGTAGGATTGTCCCACCATCAATGAGGTACAAAGCCATACCGATACAGGAATACAGGAAGGTCTATGAGGAGAGTATCCGCAAACTAGAGGAGTTCTGGGGCTCAGAGGCCGATATGCTTAGGTGGTCGAGAAAATGGAGTTCTATAAAATCAGGTGAGGGGCCCAATGCGAGATGGTTCACGGGGGGCCTCCTAAGCCCCTTCGAGAACATCATAGGCAAGCATAGAGGAACAAGTCTGTGGGGAAAACCGGCTCTTATCGGATTGGACGAGAATGGAGATGCTGAGGCGGTAAGCTATGCACAGCTGGAAATGATGGTTGCGAAGATTCATTGCGCGCTTGAAAACCTAGGGTTGCGTCAGGGCGACTGGGTAGTTGTTTACAGTCCACCCACGATCGCTGCCTTCGCCTTTATGCTCGCAGCGATAAGGGCTGGACTGCCGTTCGAGCCTGTATTCACCGGCTTTAGCCCCTACGAGATGTATAGACGTGTTATTACTAGGAATGCTAAAGCACTTTTTGTAACAGCGAGGTACATGCGTCGTGGAAAAAACATAGATGTATTAGGGAACAGTAAAAGTTATCTTGAACGCTTGTCCTCCAAGGGTGTTCTGGTGATATTGGAGGGTTCAGGAAATAAGGAAGTATTTTTGGAATACGATGATCTTCTCGAATACTCCTGTAACTCGCGAGAAGTGGTGGTGGACTCAAACCACAAGCTTTTCGGACTTCACAGCGGCTATGCAGAGGACTTTAAGCCAATCACACACGCGGCAGGCGGGTTCCTCGTACAGGCATACTCTACTTCGAGATGGATAGGCCTTAGATCAAGGGACACCGTCTTCTGTACTGTTTGGCCAGGATGGATAACAGGAGTAACTTATCAGCTCTTCGGTCCTCTAATGCTCGGCTCTACAGTCCTGCTATATAATGGTGGCCCCGACTGGCCTAGCTGGAGCAGGTGGCTGGACATAATCGATGCTTACGCTGTTACGGTTTTTATCACGACTGGAAGCGCTATACGGATTCTAGCGAAACAGGATCCCTCTATCTTCAAGTCGAAGAATGATACACTAAGAGAGATAATAATAACGGCTGAGCCACTTGAGCCGGAATTCTGGCATTGGAGCTATGAGATCCTTGGAACCCTGCCCTACCCTATAGTGGACTCACAATCCTCTAGAAACGGGAGCATACCTGTCTTAGACATGTATATACAGAGTGAGGTGGGCACCTTCCTAACGGGTAACCTCGTAAACTATACGTTCACTCCCATCGAGCCCGGCTCTGCGGGTCTTCCCTTTCCAGGATTTGCAGTGGATGTAGTAGACGATTCGGGTATCCCTGTTCGAGGAAAAACAGGTAAGCTCGTGATAAGGAGTCCTTGGCCTTCAACCCCAGTAGAGGCGTCACAGGAATTTTTCGAATCGTGGAACAAGGGTTACTACGAAACAGGCGACTTAGCAGTTATGAGTGACAGCGGCTACATATACCCTGCGGGACGCGCCGATGCAATCTTAAAGGTTAGCGGTTATAGGCTGAGTCCTGGTGCACTCGAAAAAAGCATAATGTCGGACCCGACGGTCGAATGGGCACTTACAGTTCCTATGAAAAACCCTGACAAATTTGAAACACCTCTCGTAATATACTATGGAAAAGCCGAGGAGGAGGAGATTGTGAAAGCTGTACGCGAGAAAGTGGGACCTATAGCAACCCCAGAGAGAGTTGTAAGGCTTAGGGTTAGACCCTCTTTAGCTCCCTCAGCCATAAGGCAAGAAATAGCCAAAGTGTTTCGGAGTGAAGATATTCAGAGTGCTCTAAGGAAACTTGAGTTCTACTTAAAATAA
- a CDS encoding MBL fold metallo-hydrolase, protein MKSLRFGGVKVSRRGLAGVRLDYEGTSICIDVVQPERCDYALYTHDHPRHAPAEDWSRVVVSPFRGNRIAPGESIELSNGVLVEAVHAYNLGIQETVKHPRGFGAGYVLEFRSGPRIYHMGDTDLIEEILSVKNKPLDIMLVPVGGDGVMTPEEASEAVKTLRPSIAIPVHWEDISKARIFKRLTQPYTQVVLLEVDRV, encoded by the coding sequence TTGAAGTCCTTGCGATTCGGGGGTGTTAAAGTTTCGAGAAGGGGGTTAGCTGGTGTCAGGTTAGATTATGAAGGAACCAGTATATGCATTGATGTCGTGCAGCCCGAGCGTTGTGATTACGCTCTCTATACTCATGATCACCCGAGGCATGCTCCTGCTGAGGATTGGTCTCGGGTTGTAGTCTCACCGTTCAGGGGGAATAGAATAGCTCCTGGTGAGAGTATCGAGTTAAGCAACGGAGTATTAGTTGAGGCTGTACATGCCTACAATCTTGGCATTCAAGAGACTGTAAAGCATCCCAGAGGCTTCGGGGCTGGCTATGTCTTGGAGTTCCGTAGTGGGCCCAGGATATACCACATGGGTGACACTGATCTAATAGAGGAAATTTTAAGCGTCAAGAACAAGCCACTAGACATAATGTTGGTGCCAGTGGGTGGGGATGGTGTTATGACCCCAGAGGAGGCCTCCGAGGCCGTTAAAACCCTGCGACCCTCCATCGCGATACCCGTCCACTGGGAGGATATTAGCAAAGCGCGTATATTCAAGAGGCTTACTCAGCCGTATACTCAGGTGGTGCTCTTAGAGGTTGACCGAGTTTGA